The segment ACACTGGCACTGCGCGCTGGGGTAGCGCTAGACTTTACGCCCACCCAGGATGAAACTCGTAGCGTGCGTATTCCCTCTGACGACCGTCGGATTTTCTCGATTGGTGCAGGCTGGAGCCCCACGCCTGATTTAACCTTAGACGTTGCTTACTCGTACCTTACCGAACGCAGCACCCAGGTTGATCAAAGCAAAACTGACAGCTTCACCGTGGCCGGTCAGCAAACGCCGCCGATTACCTCTAACTACTCAGCAGACTATAAAAACGAAGCCCATGGCTTCGGTGCTCAGCTTACCTATCGCTTCTGATCATAAGCTGACAGCTTGATTCGTTTTGCATATAAACCCGGCGTAAGCCGGGTTTTTTGCATTGCGATCCTTTTTTCGGGATGGGTGCGGTAAGCGTTGGCTTTCGTTACAATGCGTCTCAGAATTCCGCCGCTGGGGCGGCTAGCGTTGGCATTTTTAAGCCTAGGCGTTTAGCTGCCCCAGCGGCGCCTGTCTCTTTTGAACCGTGCGATACTGACCAAGGCTAGGCGATCCATGTTGGAAACTAACCCGATTCATAACCAGATTAAGGACCTGTCTGAGCGGACAGACGTTCTTAGGGGGTATCTTTGACTATGCCGAACGCAAAGATCGGCTAGAAGAAGTATCCCGCGAACTTGAAGACCCTAATGTCTGGAATGATCCAGACTATGCCCAAAAGCTGGGTAAAGAGCGCGCATCGCTTGAAGCGATTGTCGCCACTATCGATGAGCTTGATCAGGGCTTGGCTGATAGCCGCGACCTGCTTGAACTTGCTGAGATGGAAGAAGATGAAGGCACCGTTGATGAGGTGCGCAAAGAGCTCGATGGTCTGCAAGTGGCATTGGAGAAGCTCGAATTTCGCCGCATGTTTTCTGGTGAAATGGATGAGAATAATGCCTATCTGGATATTCAGTCGGGGTCGGGCGGTACCGAAGCCCAAGACTGGGCGAATATTTTGCTGCGTATGTACTTACGCTGGGCAGAGAGCCACGGTTTCAAAGCAGAGATTATCGAAATTTCCGCTGGCGAGGTAGCAGGCATCAAATCGGCGTCGCTGCATATTCAAGGTGACTATGCGTTTGGCTGGTTGCGCACTGAAACAGGTGTGCACCGTCTAGTGCGTAAAAGTCCGTTTGATTCTGGGGGCCGTCGTCATACCTCGTTTGCATCGGTATTTTTGTCGCCGGAAATTGACGACAGCTTTGAGGTTGAAATTAATCCCTCTGACCTGCGAGTAGACACCTACCGCTCCAGCGGTGCAGGTGGTCAGCACGTTAACACCACTGACTCAGCGGTGAGGATTACCCACGAGCCTAGCGGTATTGTGGTGGCATGCCAGAATCAGCGCAGCCAGCACGCCAACCGCGACTTCGCCATGAAGCAGTTGAAGGCGAAGCTGTGGGAGCACGAAATGCAAAAGCGTAATGCGGCCAAGCAGGAAGCGGAAGACTCTAAAGCCGATATTGGCTGGGGTAGCCAAATTCGCTCGTATGTACTGGACGATCAACGCATCAAAGACCTGCGCACCGGCGTTCAGTCTAGCAACTGCGACAAAGTGCTCGACGGCGATTTAGATCAGTTTATCGTCGCCAGTCTAAAGCAGGGTTTGTAATTTTTTTAGCGTTTGAACATGAACAGGGTGCCCGATGGCTAACCAAGACGCGTCTTCTCTCGATAACGAAAACCATCTAATCGCTGAGCGCCGTGCCAAGCTCGCAGCCCGCCGTGAGCGCGCTGCAGAGCAAGGTAAGAGTGCTTTTCCGAACGATTTTCGCCGTGACAGTCTCACGGTTGAGCTACACAACCTGCTAGGCGAAAAGGATAAAGCGGAGCTTGAAACGCTTGATCATCAAGCGTCGGTGGCAGGTCGCGTCATGCGTCAGCGCGGTCCATTTATCGTGATTCAAGATGTGGCCGGCCAAATCCAGCTCTACGTGGACAAAAAGGGCTTGCCTGCTGACGTGCTTGAGGACATCAAAGGGTGGGATATTGGCGATATTGTCGCTGCCCGTGGTCCCGTGCATAAGTCGGGTAAGGGTGACCTGTACGTCATGATGGTAGAAGCGCAGCTACTTACCAAAAGTCTGCGTCCGTTGCCAGATAAGTTCCACGGCCTGACTGACCAGGAAGCGCGTTATCGCCAGCGCTACGTAGACCTGATCATGAACCCGCAGTCGCGTAAGGTATTTGAAACTCGCGCGGCGGTAATCAGCTCCATGCGCCGTTTCTTTGAAGCTCGTGGCTTTATGGAAGTTGAAACGCCGATGCTGCAGCCGATCCCCGGTGGTGCAGCAGCACGGCCATTTATTACTCACCATAATGCGCTGGATATTGATATGTATCTGCGTATTGCACCGGAGCTTTACCTCAAGCGCCTGGTGGTGGGGGGGTTCGAGAAAGTGTTTGAAATCAACCGCAATTTCCGTAACGAAGGATTGTCTACGCGACATAACCCTGAGTTCACCATGGTCGAATTCTATTGGGCCTACGCGGATTATCGTGACCTGCTTGATATGACCGAAGCCATGCTGCGCACGGCGGCCCAAGAAGTGCTGGGCACAACGACGATCGAGTACCAAGGCGCTAGCTACGACTTCGGACAGCCGTTTCAACGCCTGACGCTACGCCAAGCGATCCTTGATCATGGCGACGGCATCACCGATGCGGATTTGGATACGCTGGAAGCCGCACAAGCGGTAGCAGAAAAGCTGGGCATTAAAGTGAAGGAGAGTTGGGGGCTGGGCAAAGTTCAGACCGAGATTTTCGAAGAAGTAGCCGAGCACAAGCTGGACCAGCCGACGTTCATCACTGAATACCCCGCAGAAGTTAGCCCGCTGGCGCGTCGAAATGATGCTAATCCTTTCGTTACCGACCGTTTTGAGTTCTTTGTCGGTGGCCGAGAAATTGCCAACGGCTTCTCGGAGCTTAATGACGCTGAAGATCAGGCTGAACGCTTCCGCGAACAGGCAGCCGAGAAAGATGCCGGTGATCTGGAAGCGATGTATTTTGACGCAGACTACGTGCGTGCGTTGGAGTATGGCTTGCCGCCAACGGCGGGTGAAGGGATTGGTATTGACCGTTTAGTAATGCTGTTTACCGATAGCCCCTCTATTCGGGACGTACTGCTGTTCCCAGCGATGCGCCCCGAAGCCAGCGAGTAACACTTCTCAACTACTGAAACACCTTAGACAATGGCGTGCGGAACAAAACAGCTGGAATCCTTGGTAATTCGACCGATGTCTTCACGAATACCAATGCCGCACGCCTTGTCACCGACTACCCAACTGCCGATCAGAGCATGCCGTTCGCCAAAGCGCGGCAGTGGGTGGTAGGCCTGCAAAATACGCGGGTTGTCGGTATAGGGGCCATCAACGGCTTCGTACTGACCACTCGTGGTGATCAGCTCAATATTGCTACCTTCCCGAGAGAAAAATGGTTTGCGCACCCAGCCGGGTGTCAGCGACGTGCCATCACTGGTGTCAAAATACGCCGGTAACAGGTTGGGATGGCCTTCATGCCACTGCCATAGCAACGGCAGGATGCCCTTATTGCTGAGGATGGCTTTCCACGGAGGCTCGAACCAGTGGGTTTGCATCATGGGCAGCAGCTCACCGAAAGCGTCATCGCTCATTTCTTCCCACGGGTAGAGCTTAAACAGTGCGCGGATTGGCCGGTTTTCCAGATCAACGAAACAGCCGTGGTCGGTGTTGGGTTGATAGCCGATGTCTTCGATATGGATAAAGGGGGCATTCAGCCCCGCCTGTAAGGCACAGTCCTGTAGATAAGCAACGGTGGCGCGATCTTCCTCATGGGCTTTGATGGAGGCGAAGTGCAATGCTGGTGGGGCTGAGCCGTTGCGTTCAAGGCGCTGCCCGATATGGGCGAGGGCAGCAATCATGCGTTCTTGAATCGAATTGAATTGATCGGCGTGGGCAGGCAGCAGGCGCTGTTCGATCACCTGTTCAAGCCACAGCCACTGAAAGAAGCCAGCCTCGTAAATGCTGGTGGGCGTATCGTAGTTAAGCTCTAGCAGTTTGGCAGGCCCATTACCGCTATAGGCAAAATCCATCCGCCCATAGAGGTGGGGCTGGCCATTACGCCAGGAGGCCCGAATAACGCCCCACATCTGTTCAGGGATATTTAGCTGGTGAAGCAGTGCATCAGACTGGCAGACCCGGTCAACGGCATCCATACACATCTCGTGTAGTGCCTCGGTGGGGTCTTCAATGTCCTGTTCGATCTGTGCCAGCGTAAACTGATAGTAGGCATCCTCGGTCCAGTAGGGCTCCCCTTCAATGGTGTGAAAGTGAAACCCTAGCTGGTGCGCCAGTTCGCGCCATTGAGGGCGCTCAGTGATAGCAACGCGCAACATAAAGCGGCTCCTTACTGGCGCAGATGAGTTCGGAAGAGGTTAAACGAACGGAAGTTAGCTTAGGAGCCAAATCCACCCCGTGCGCTGGAGCGCGAACCGAACCCAGAGCGTTGAGTTGCCCGTTGGTTAGACTGCATAGCTGATGAGCGAAAGGCCTGATTACGTTGCTCTACCCGTGACGAAGCAGAGGACGACGCAGCGTTCCAGTCGCCGCGATTCTGGCGGGTACGGTAGACTGGCTCTTGATACAGGCTTTGCACCCGTGCGCCATTGCGGTTGGCCATCATGTTGCCAACCATATAGCCCATCAGTGCTGGACCAAACCAACTGCCACCTTGCCCCTGTTGAGCTGATTGGGGAGGAGGCTCACAGGCTCCTTCGCCATGTACCTGTTCGCAAGCTTCTAAGGAGTCAAAGCGCGGAACCGCTTCAATGGCTGCCGTAAACGCTGCTTCACAGGCGGTGCGCGTGTAAAGCTCGTCTGCCACGCACTCGTCTATGTTCTGGTAGGCCTTGGGTTCTGAAAAATTGATATCCGATAGCGTGTCTTGCGGCGGGGATGACTGCCCGCAGCCGGCTAACGCGGCTGTACCGGCTGCGCCCATTAAGGCCAGGGTCAGCCGAGAGCTACGCTTGCGGCGCGGTGGCTGGTTAGATGATTGCATGGGTGTCTCCCTTTACCAGATCATGGACGCTGCGTTGAGCAGGCCAACCGCAATAGCGATGGTTGCCGCAAAAATACCGTATGCCACGTGGCCATCGGTAATATGTCCGGAAAGGCTCTGCCCTTTGCTTTTCAGCACCAGCTTGATGGCAAAGAAGGTAATAATCTGCACGATAAAGGCGATGATGCCCCAGGCGATAAAATCAATGAAACTCACGCTGTTTGCCATAGCGCTATAGAGCGGTATGGTAAAGCCTAGGGTGGCGCCGCCAAAGGCGGTTGCCGCCGCGGCGTTGCCTTCCTGGATAAGCTTCCATTCATGATGCGGGGTAATCTTGCTGTACGCGACCATGAACGCTACCAGTAGAATGGCCGCGGTGATCAAGTAGGCGAAAAACGCTGGCAGGCCTGCCAAGTACATACCGATATTGCCCATTATCGTTTCCTTTTTTAGTCGTCAATCGTTAGGTGTGAGTTGTAAGCTGGACGTGTTGAATCGAAAGTCGTGAAGGGTAATCAGTAAGGCTCTACAGAAAGCCATCAATGCGCTTCGATGATCACTGCGCTGATATCGATGCCCAAGCTGGTGACTAACTGATAGCTGCCTTCCAGTTCATCGGCTTCAGCACTTAGCAGAATATATTCAAAACGCTCTGAGGCCTGATCATGGCGTTCATAGAGCATGCAATGATGCGTGACTTGAGATATTCCGCTGCCATTGGCGCGAGTCACCGTTTCCTCGAGCACTACCGGAGCTGACCATTCGCTGTTTTCAGCGCCCCAGACGCGCTGATAGCGTTTAAGGTCGTCTGGAATGTCGTCGCCTGATTCCAGCGTAAAGCTGCTCTGGCCGAGTGGATGAGCGGGTGCCTTGCTATCCGGCTGATTGATCAAACCATCAAATTCAAGATTAGAAACATGTTGCGACGACAGGAAGTCGAACAGTTTGTATTCAAACACCTTGCCATTAGCAATGGAGGCTTGAATCCATGTGTCATTTTCCAGATAAAAGCGCGCTAGCTGTTCGCCTTGGCCGAGTTCGACGACGCCAATCGCGGCTATTTCTTGCGCAGCGCCACTCCAACTGGCATCAAAATTCAGGCTGTCGAACGCTTTCAGCGACAGCATATTGAGCGACACCATACCGCCGAGTCGAAGACCGCTAAAGTCGTCTGGGGTCATGCCGACGGGTAGGCCGCTAGAGCGTTGGGCGGTTTCGCTGGCATGCTTTTGTTGCACGCCTTTACTGTTGGCACGAAACAGTGATTTAAGTGAACCAAACATAGTGATGGTCCTCCTT is part of the Halomonas sp. GT genome and harbors:
- the prfB gene encoding peptide chain release factor 2 (programmed frameshift), coding for MLETNPIHNQIKDLSERTDVLRGYLDYAERKDRLEEVSRELEDPNVWNDPDYAQKLGKERASLEAIVATIDELDQGLADSRDLLELAEMEEDEGTVDEVRKELDGLQVALEKLEFRRMFSGEMDENNAYLDIQSGSGGTEAQDWANILLRMYLRWAESHGFKAEIIEISAGEVAGIKSASLHIQGDYAFGWLRTETGVHRLVRKSPFDSGGRRHTSFASVFLSPEIDDSFEVEINPSDLRVDTYRSSGAGGQHVNTTDSAVRITHEPSGIVVACQNQRSQHANRDFAMKQLKAKLWEHEMQKRNAAKQEAEDSKADIGWGSQIRSYVLDDQRIKDLRTGVQSSNCDKVLDGDLDQFIVASLKQGL
- the lysS gene encoding lysine--tRNA ligase, encoding MANQDASSLDNENHLIAERRAKLAARRERAAEQGKSAFPNDFRRDSLTVELHNLLGEKDKAELETLDHQASVAGRVMRQRGPFIVIQDVAGQIQLYVDKKGLPADVLEDIKGWDIGDIVAARGPVHKSGKGDLYVMMVEAQLLTKSLRPLPDKFHGLTDQEARYRQRYVDLIMNPQSRKVFETRAAVISSMRRFFEARGFMEVETPMLQPIPGGAAARPFITHHNALDIDMYLRIAPELYLKRLVVGGFEKVFEINRNFRNEGLSTRHNPEFTMVEFYWAYADYRDLLDMTEAMLRTAAQEVLGTTTIEYQGASYDFGQPFQRLTLRQAILDHGDGITDADLDTLEAAQAVAEKLGIKVKESWGLGKVQTEIFEEVAEHKLDQPTFITEYPAEVSPLARRNDANPFVTDRFEFFVGGREIANGFSELNDAEDQAERFREQAAEKDAGDLEAMYFDADYVRALEYGLPPTAGEGIGIDRLVMLFTDSPSIRDVLLFPAMRPEASE
- a CDS encoding glutathionylspermidine synthase family protein, whose product is MLRVAITERPQWRELAHQLGFHFHTIEGEPYWTEDAYYQFTLAQIEQDIEDPTEALHEMCMDAVDRVCQSDALLHQLNIPEQMWGVIRASWRNGQPHLYGRMDFAYSGNGPAKLLELNYDTPTSIYEAGFFQWLWLEQVIEQRLLPAHADQFNSIQERMIAALAHIGQRLERNGSAPPALHFASIKAHEEDRATVAYLQDCALQAGLNAPFIHIEDIGYQPNTDHGCFVDLENRPIRALFKLYPWEEMSDDAFGELLPMMQTHWFEPPWKAILSNKGILPLLWQWHEGHPNLLPAYFDTSDGTSLTPGWVRKPFFSREGSNIELITTSGQYEAVDGPYTDNPRILQAYHPLPRFGERHALIGSWVVGDKACGIGIREDIGRITKDSSCFVPHAIV
- a CDS encoding DUF1190 domain-containing protein, which gives rise to MQSSNQPPRRKRSSRLTLALMGAAGTAALAGCGQSSPPQDTLSDINFSEPKAYQNIDECVADELYTRTACEAAFTAAIEAVPRFDSLEACEQVHGEGACEPPPQSAQQGQGGSWFGPALMGYMVGNMMANRNGARVQSLYQEPVYRTRQNRGDWNAASSSASSRVEQRNQAFRSSAMQSNQRATQRSGFGSRSSARGGFGS
- a CDS encoding DUF350 domain-containing protein, translating into MGNIGMYLAGLPAFFAYLITAAILLVAFMVAYSKITPHHEWKLIQEGNAAAATAFGGATLGFTIPLYSAMANSVSFIDFIAWGIIAFIVQIITFFAIKLVLKSKGQSLSGHITDGHVAYGIFAATIAIAVGLLNAASMIW
- a CDS encoding DUF2491 family protein — protein: MFGSLKSLFRANSKGVQQKHASETAQRSSGLPVGMTPDDFSGLRLGGMVSLNMLSLKAFDSLNFDASWSGAAQEIAAIGVVELGQGEQLARFYLENDTWIQASIANGKVFEYKLFDFLSSQHVSNLEFDGLINQPDSKAPAHPLGQSSFTLESGDDIPDDLKRYQRVWGAENSEWSAPVVLEETVTRANGSGISQVTHHCMLYERHDQASERFEYILLSAEADELEGSYQLVTSLGIDISAVIIEAH